One genomic region from Actinocatenispora thailandica encodes:
- a CDS encoding serine hydrolase domain-containing protein, with protein sequence MNGTVAAGYEPVREQFAAVVAAEPGLGAQLAVYRYGRLVVDLSAGMAADALTALYSTAKGAAHLVVAWLVQHGALDLDRTVSSYWPQFTGEGKEELTLRDLLAHRSGVIGVDGGLRTEELADDRVLADRLASQRPYWRPGRAYGYHAFVIGALTGEVVRRATGHTIQQHYQRQLRAPFGLDFHLGLPATEEPRYVPVQPATESRPGAGSDPTSLTAIAFNQHATPPTDLVEYGNTRLVRALGPASSGGVGSARGLAGLYAAAVTGLDGRPALLHEQTVARFARVHSHGTDLVTGERDHFALGFEAQPQRYPFLGARTLGHSGAIGAHGFADAELGLAYGYTRRRFVAGGGGGAPENQRLALAAVHAARRADRGQR encoded by the coding sequence GTGAACGGCACCGTCGCGGCCGGGTACGAGCCGGTGCGGGAACAGTTCGCCGCGGTCGTCGCCGCCGAGCCCGGCCTCGGCGCCCAGCTCGCCGTGTACCGGTACGGCCGGCTGGTGGTCGACCTGTCGGCGGGCATGGCTGCCGATGCGCTGACCGCGCTGTACTCGACCGCCAAGGGCGCCGCGCATCTGGTCGTCGCGTGGCTGGTCCAGCACGGGGCGCTCGACCTGGACCGGACCGTGTCGTCGTACTGGCCGCAGTTCACCGGTGAGGGCAAGGAGGAACTGACCCTGCGCGACCTGCTCGCGCACCGTTCCGGGGTCATCGGCGTGGACGGCGGACTGCGTACCGAGGAGTTGGCCGACGACCGGGTGCTGGCCGACCGGCTCGCATCGCAGCGCCCGTACTGGCGGCCCGGCCGCGCCTACGGCTACCACGCGTTCGTCATCGGTGCGCTCACCGGCGAGGTGGTGCGCCGCGCCACCGGCCACACGATCCAGCAGCACTACCAGCGGCAGCTGCGAGCACCGTTCGGGCTGGACTTCCATCTGGGGCTGCCGGCGACCGAGGAGCCGCGGTACGTGCCGGTCCAGCCGGCGACCGAGTCGCGGCCCGGCGCCGGGTCGGACCCGACGAGCCTGACCGCGATCGCCTTCAACCAGCACGCCACGCCACCCACCGACCTGGTCGAGTACGGGAACACCCGGTTGGTGCGGGCACTCGGGCCGGCGTCCTCCGGTGGAGTCGGCTCGGCGCGGGGGCTCGCCGGGCTCTACGCGGCGGCGGTCACCGGGCTGGACGGCCGGCCGGCCCTGCTGCACGAGCAGACCGTCGCACGTTTCGCGCGGGTGCACAGCCACGGCACGGACCTGGTCACCGGCGAGCGGGACCACTTCGCGCTCGGCTTCGAGGCGCAGCCGCAGCGGTACCCGTTCCTCGGCGCCCGCACACTGGGGCACAGCGGCGCGATCGGCGCGCACGGGTTCGCCGACGCCGAGCTGGGCCTCGCGTACGGCTACACCCGTCGGCGCTTCGTCGCCGGGGGCGGTGGCGGCGCGCCGGAGAACCAGCGACTCGCCCTGGCGGCCGTCCACGCGGCCCGGCGCGCCGACCGCGGCCAGCGGTAA
- a CDS encoding NADPH-dependent FMN reductase — translation MASILGISGSLRAGSYNGLLLASARKLQPGGLDIGVYSGLPDLPPYQRDLDVPELWPAPVVDLRRRIQDADGLLIATPEYNYGVPGVLKNALDWASTDWTGDAGLPLRRKPIAIMGASSTRFGTVRAQLALRQVFVWTDSDVIGKPEVMVSHAHERFDEAGNLTDETTAGLLEDLLDALAARIAATGARA, via the coding sequence ATGGCCAGCATCCTCGGCATCTCGGGCAGCCTGCGCGCCGGCTCGTACAACGGTCTGCTGCTTGCGTCCGCGCGCAAACTGCAGCCCGGTGGCCTCGACATCGGCGTCTACTCCGGGTTGCCGGACCTGCCGCCCTACCAGCGCGACCTCGACGTGCCCGAACTCTGGCCCGCTCCGGTCGTCGACCTGCGCCGGCGCATCCAGGACGCCGACGGGCTGCTGATCGCCACCCCCGAGTACAACTACGGTGTCCCCGGGGTGCTCAAGAACGCTCTGGACTGGGCGAGCACCGACTGGACCGGCGACGCCGGTCTCCCGCTGCGACGCAAACCGATCGCGATCATGGGCGCCTCGTCAACCCGGTTCGGTACCGTCCGTGCCCAACTCGCGCTGCGCCAGGTGTTCGTCTGGACCGACAGCGACGTGATCGGCAAACCGGAAGTGATGGTCTCGCACGCGCACGAACGGTTCGACGAGGCCGGCAACCTGACCGACGAGACCACCGCCGGGCTGCTGGAAGACCTGCTCGACGCGCTCGCCGCCCGGATCGCGGCCACCGGAGCCCGGGCGTGA
- a CDS encoding TetR/AcrR family transcriptional regulator yields MTSTPRPAPTTARAPSGDRAARKRQAIVKAARAAFVRDGFDIGMDAIAAAAGVSKVTVYNHYGSKEALFIAVIGDAMEEALGDVVAGTAQRLANSDDLAAALRWTGRAWVDSMARPDMLALRHLVVSEVRRFPDLGSAWGEHGPGRARPALAAAFQRLIDAGRLTMPDIDVAIIQFSSLVLYPHLIHSAYGARLDNHTTERLIDSGVDMFLAYYNYRPSHHDGRRSPTGGSSGTAG; encoded by the coding sequence ATGACATCAACACCGCGACCAGCGCCCACCACGGCGCGGGCGCCGAGCGGCGACCGGGCCGCCCGCAAGCGGCAGGCGATCGTCAAGGCGGCACGCGCCGCGTTCGTGCGCGACGGCTTCGACATCGGGATGGACGCCATCGCCGCCGCGGCGGGCGTCTCCAAGGTCACCGTCTACAACCACTACGGCAGCAAGGAAGCCCTGTTCATCGCCGTCATCGGCGACGCGATGGAGGAGGCACTCGGCGACGTGGTGGCCGGTACCGCCCAACGGCTGGCCAACTCCGACGACCTCGCCGCGGCGCTGCGCTGGACCGGCCGCGCCTGGGTCGACAGCATGGCCCGGCCGGACATGCTCGCGCTACGTCACCTGGTCGTCAGCGAGGTCCGGCGCTTCCCCGACCTCGGCTCCGCCTGGGGCGAGCACGGCCCCGGCCGGGCCCGACCCGCGCTGGCCGCGGCGTTCCAACGACTCATCGACGCCGGGCGGCTGACCATGCCCGACATCGACGTCGCCATCATCCAGTTCTCCTCGCTGGTGCTCTACCCACACCTGATCCACAGCGCCTACGGAGCCCGCCTCGACAACCACACCACCGAACGGTTGATCGACTCCGGGGTCGACATGTTCCTCGCCTACTACAACTACCGCCCGTCCCACCACGACGGACGGCGCTCCCCGACCGGCGGCTCCAGCGGTACGGCCGGCTGA
- a CDS encoding aldo/keto reductase produces the protein MTSTTLTAPAVALGTWAWGDSGEAGDGHFGSQLTAAGRREIVAKAQSYGFTLWDTAAVYGMGRAETVLGQALNGHARGGYQLSTKFTPQIAGDGDDPVADMLQRSLVRMGTDQVDLYWIHNPADVARWTPLLVPLLRSGRIKHVGVSNHNLAEITLADRILGDAGFRVEAVQNHYSLLYRGSERAGIIDHCRQHDVRFFSYMVLEQGALTGRYGPAHPLPAGSSRAAAYNGILPQLQALTDRMRAVGEDRGASAAEVATAWAIAKGTTPIIGVTKPEHIDGLTRALDIELADDEIAELEALADAADVDTRGSWEQDI, from the coding sequence ATGACGAGCACGACGCTCACCGCGCCGGCGGTGGCACTGGGGACGTGGGCCTGGGGAGACAGCGGCGAAGCGGGCGACGGCCATTTCGGCAGTCAGCTGACCGCGGCCGGCCGGCGAGAGATCGTGGCGAAGGCGCAGTCGTACGGGTTCACCTTGTGGGACACCGCCGCGGTGTACGGCATGGGCCGCGCCGAGACGGTCCTCGGCCAGGCGCTGAACGGCCACGCCCGCGGCGGGTACCAACTGTCGACGAAGTTCACCCCGCAAATCGCGGGCGACGGCGACGATCCGGTCGCGGACATGCTCCAGCGCAGCCTCGTCCGGATGGGCACGGACCAGGTGGATCTGTACTGGATCCACAACCCCGCCGACGTGGCCCGCTGGACGCCGCTTCTGGTACCGCTGCTGCGCAGCGGCCGGATCAAGCATGTCGGCGTCTCGAACCATAATCTGGCGGAGATCACTCTCGCCGATCGGATCCTCGGCGACGCCGGCTTCCGCGTGGAGGCGGTCCAGAACCACTACAGCCTGCTGTACCGAGGTTCCGAGCGAGCGGGCATCATCGATCACTGCCGCCAGCACGACGTGCGGTTCTTCTCCTACATGGTCCTCGAGCAGGGGGCGCTGACCGGCAGATACGGCCCGGCCCATCCGTTGCCGGCGGGCAGCAGCCGGGCGGCCGCGTACAACGGCATCCTGCCCCAGTTGCAGGCGCTGACGGACAGGATGCGGGCGGTCGGCGAGGACCGAGGCGCGTCCGCTGCCGAGGTCGCCACCGCCTGGGCCATCGCCAAGGGGACCACCCCGATCATCGGCGTGACGAAGCCGGAGCACATCGACGGGCTGACCCGAGCCCTGGACATCGAGCTCGCCGACGACGAGATCGCGGAGCTGGAGGCGCTGGCGGACGCCGCGGACGTCGACACGCGTGGCAGCTGGGAGCAGGACATCTAG